The Candidatus Deferrimicrobium sp. DNA segment CCTCGACCGCGAGACGTCGGCCCTGGTCGGCCGTCCCGACTCCGTCGTCCGCTCGAAAATACCGGACCATTGCGATTTCCTGATCGTGATCGGCGGGGACGGCACGCTGCTTTCCGCCGCGCGCGTCGTGGGGACCACCGGGAGGCCGATCCTCGGGGTCAACATGGGGTCGCTGGGCTTCATGACGGCGGTCACCCTCGACGAGCTCTACCCCGCGCTGGAGCGGATCTTCCGGTTCGACTTCGACTACGAAGAGCGGATGATGCTGGTCGCGCACGTCCACCGGCTGGGCGAACGGGTCGCCAACTACACGGTGCTGAACGACGTGGTGATCAACAAGGGGGCGCTCGCCAAGATCATCGACATCAAGGTAACGGTGGGCGGGATGTATCTCTCCACCTTCAAGGCGGACGGGCTCATCATCTGCACCCCCACCGGCTCCACCGGATACTCCCTGGCGGCGCAGGGGCCGATCATCTACCCCACCATGAGCACGATCCTCATCACTCCGATCTGCCCCCACACCCTGACCTTCCGTCCTCTGGTCGTTCCCGACGGGCTGGTCGTCTGTTCGGAGCTGTGTTCGAAAGAGACCGACGTCTTCCTGACCATCGACGGGCAGGTGGGGTTCGGGCTGCGCCAGGGGGACGTGATCGAGGTGAAGAGGGCCGATGCGCCGTTGCGGTTTTTCCGCTCGCCCTTCCGCGATTACTTCACCGTCCTGCGCACCAAGCTGAAGTGGGGAGAGCGGTGATCGTCCCCCCGCGATGCTGATCGAGCTCACCGTCCGCAACCTGGCCATCTTCGAGGACGTCCGTGTCCCGTTCTCCGCGGGCCTGAACGTGGTCACGGGGGAGACGGGCGCAGGGAAATCCATCCTGGTCGAGGCGATCCGGCTGGCCCTCGGCGAGAAGGCCGATCCGGTCGCGGTGCGCACCGGAGAGCCCGAGGCGGAGGTGACCGCACTGTTCGACCTGTCCCGCCGCGACGACCTGCGCGACGCGTGGGAGGAGGCGGGGCTGCCGTGGGAGGAGGAGGTCGTGCTGCGGCGCGTCCTTCCGGCCGCCGGCCGCAGCCGGGCCTACCTCAACGGGCGGCCCGTGGCCCAGCCGGTCCTGGCGACGCTCTCCCCGCTTCTCCTCACGATGGTCGGCCAGCACAGCGTGCCGGAGCTGCTCTCCCGTTCCGCGGCGCTGTCCTCCGTCGACGACTTCGCCGGTGCGGCTGCGCTTTCCTCGGAGATGCGGAAACGGTACCGCCGCGTGGCGGCGCTGCGCCGGCAGGCCGCGGAGGCGGCGGACCGCGGGGCCGGCGCCCGGAGCCGGACGGAGACCCTGGACTTCGAGATCGCGGAGCTGTCAAAGGCGGCGCTCGCCCCCGGCGAGGAGGAGGAGCTCGCCGCGGATCTCTCGCTGCTGCGCAACGCGGCGAAGGTGCGCGAGGCGCTCCAGGCGGCGGACGAGGCGATCGCGTCGTCGGAGAACGCCGCCCTCGTCTCGATGGCGTTCGCCCTCGCGCGCCTGCGGGAGGCGGCCGCGGTCGACCCTCGGATCATGGAAACCGCCGAGCGCCTGCGTTCCACCCGCGAGGAGGTGCAGGATCTCTCCCGGGAGCTCGGATCCATCGCGGACAAAGTGACGGAGGATCCCGAACGTCGCGAGCGCGTCGAGGAGCGGCTGAGCGTGATCCGCCGTCTCAAGCGGAAGTACGGCAGGGAGGTTCCAGAGCTCGTCTCCCACCTCGATTCCCTCCGGTCGGAGCGCGAGGCTCTGGCGGGGGCGCTCGAAGAGGAGGCCCGGCTGCGAAAGGAGCTCCTCGTCGAGGAGGAGGGCGGGGTCGCGACGGCGAAGAAGCTCTCCGCGACGCGCAGGAAGTCGGGGGCGGCGATGGGGCCTGCGGTGGAAAAGGAGCTCGCGCGGGTCGCCCTCGCCGGGGCCCGTTTCCGGGCGGAGGTGTCCTCCCGCGAGGCGGTCCCCGCGGCGCTTTCGGCGTCGGGGATCGACGAGGCGGAGCTCCTCTTCTCCGCGAACCCCGGCCAGGATCTTCGACCGCTCGCGCAGACCGCCTCGGGCGGGGAGCTCTCCCGCGTGATGCTTTCCCTGCGAAACGCCGCCTCCCGGGGGGGCGCCGGAAAGACGCTCGTGTTCGACGAAATCGACACGGGGATCGGTGGCCAGGTGGCCGAGCGCGTCGGGGCGCGGCTGAAAAGCCTCTCGTCTTCCGCGCAGGTCATCTGCGTCACGCACCTGCCGCAGATCGCGGCCTTCGCAGATCACCATTTGCAGGTCGTGAAGAAGACGGCGGCCGGGACGGTCGCCACCGGCGTGAAACCGCTGTCGAAACAGGATAGGATAGAGGAATTGGCCCGGATGGTCTCCGGCGCCGAAATCACGGAGAAAGCGAAGGCGCACGCGAAGACGCTGATCGAGAAGGCGGCGGGAGAATGATCCGGAAAGCGAGGATGTCGGACGTCAAGGGGATCCACCAGCTGATCGCCGACTACGCGAAGAAGGGCGACATGCTGCCGCGGTCCCTGGCCGACATCTACGAGAACCTGCGGGATTACTTCGTCTTCCTGGAGGACGACGGGGAACTGGTCGGCTCCGCGGCGATCCACATCATGTGGGAGGACCTGGCGGAGGTGCGCTCCCTCGCCGTGCGCGAGGGGAGGATGCGCCGCGGCGTCGGGACGCAGCTGGTGGAGTCGTGCATCTCCGAGGCGATCATGCTCGGGATCGCGCGCGTCTTCGCGC contains these protein-coding regions:
- a CDS encoding NAD(+)/NADH kinase encodes the protein MKCAGIIAKHTDPRAESIVSDLCRWLEDHGKGVVLDRETSALVGRPDSVVRSKIPDHCDFLIVIGGDGTLLSAARVVGTTGRPILGVNMGSLGFMTAVTLDELYPALERIFRFDFDYEERMMLVAHVHRLGERVANYTVLNDVVINKGALAKIIDIKVTVGGMYLSTFKADGLIICTPTGSTGYSLAAQGPIIYPTMSTILITPICPHTLTFRPLVVPDGLVVCSELCSKETDVFLTIDGQVGFGLRQGDVIEVKRADAPLRFFRSPFRDYFTVLRTKLKWGER
- the recN gene encoding DNA repair protein RecN; amino-acid sequence: MLIELTVRNLAIFEDVRVPFSAGLNVVTGETGAGKSILVEAIRLALGEKADPVAVRTGEPEAEVTALFDLSRRDDLRDAWEEAGLPWEEEVVLRRVLPAAGRSRAYLNGRPVAQPVLATLSPLLLTMVGQHSVPELLSRSAALSSVDDFAGAAALSSEMRKRYRRVAALRRQAAEAADRGAGARSRTETLDFEIAELSKAALAPGEEEELAADLSLLRNAAKVREALQAADEAIASSENAALVSMAFALARLREAAAVDPRIMETAERLRSTREEVQDLSRELGSIADKVTEDPERRERVEERLSVIRRLKRKYGREVPELVSHLDSLRSEREALAGALEEEARLRKELLVEEEGGVATAKKLSATRRKSGAAMGPAVEKELARVALAGARFRAEVSSREAVPAALSASGIDEAELLFSANPGQDLRPLAQTASGGELSRVMLSLRNAASRGGAGKTLVFDEIDTGIGGQVAERVGARLKSLSSSAQVICVTHLPQIAAFADHHLQVVKKTAAGTVATGVKPLSKQDRIEELARMVSGAEITEKAKAHAKTLIEKAAGE
- a CDS encoding N-acetyltransferase; amino-acid sequence: MIRKARMSDVKGIHQLIADYAKKGDMLPRSLADIYENLRDYFVFLEDDGELVGSAAIHIMWEDLAEVRSLAVREGRMRRGVGTQLVESCISEAIMLGIARVFALTYKPEFFERLGFHTIDKAELPQKIWSDCLKCSKFPDCDEVALVADFSGRRRG